One Flexivirga aerilata DNA segment encodes these proteins:
- a CDS encoding MFS transporter, whose amino-acid sequence MPIGLIALALGGFGIGLTEFVIAGLLPDVADNFGVTEASAGWLITGYALAVAIGAVLMTAALTRVPRKRALLGLMILFIAGNLLSALAPSYAVLLSGRVLAALCHGAFFGIDSVVAASMVEPAKKAGAIAIMFGGLTLANVLGVPLGTLLGQQFGWRSTFWAITVIGVVAFAGLAALVPAGTSTQRPDLRAEVRAFREPQVWLSLAMTVLGFGGMFGAFTYIAYTLTDLSGFPAGAVPWLLILFGAGLFVGNAVGGKAADRSVPRTLYVVFTALAAAMVLFAATAASRPMAIVSLLLMGLFGFATVPALQMRIMSYADHAPTLASGSNIAAFNVGNAIGAWLGGLTISAGLGYASPIWVGAAMTAGALVVLVLAQAAARRRARELRHTDGLTGCHADVLPSTLR is encoded by the coding sequence ATGCCCATCGGCTTGATCGCACTCGCGCTCGGCGGCTTCGGCATCGGCCTCACCGAGTTCGTCATCGCCGGCCTATTGCCCGACGTCGCAGACAATTTCGGCGTCACCGAGGCCAGCGCCGGCTGGCTGATCACCGGTTACGCTCTGGCCGTCGCCATCGGCGCGGTGCTGATGACCGCGGCCCTCACCCGCGTGCCGCGTAAACGCGCACTGCTCGGCTTGATGATCCTCTTCATCGCCGGAAACCTGCTCTCCGCGCTTGCCCCGTCATACGCCGTGCTGCTCTCGGGCCGGGTGCTCGCGGCACTGTGTCACGGCGCCTTCTTCGGCATCGACTCGGTCGTCGCCGCGTCGATGGTCGAGCCGGCCAAGAAGGCCGGCGCGATCGCCATCATGTTCGGCGGCCTGACGCTCGCCAACGTCCTCGGCGTGCCGCTCGGCACCCTGCTCGGCCAGCAGTTCGGCTGGCGCTCGACGTTCTGGGCGATCACGGTGATCGGCGTCGTCGCATTCGCCGGACTCGCGGCGCTCGTCCCGGCCGGGACGTCGACCCAGCGACCCGACCTGCGGGCCGAGGTGCGGGCGTTCCGCGAGCCTCAGGTCTGGCTGTCCCTCGCCATGACCGTGCTCGGCTTCGGCGGCATGTTCGGCGCGTTCACCTACATCGCCTACACCCTCACCGACCTGTCCGGCTTCCCCGCCGGGGCGGTGCCGTGGCTGCTGATCCTTTTCGGCGCAGGGCTTTTCGTCGGCAATGCCGTGGGCGGCAAGGCCGCCGACCGGTCCGTCCCGCGGACGCTCTATGTCGTCTTCACCGCACTGGCGGCAGCGATGGTGCTGTTCGCCGCGACCGCCGCGTCCCGTCCGATGGCGATCGTCTCGCTCCTGCTCATGGGCCTGTTCGGCTTCGCAACCGTGCCCGCCCTGCAGATGCGGATCATGTCGTATGCCGATCACGCGCCGACCCTCGCGTCGGGCTCGAACATCGCGGCCTTCAACGTCGGCAACGCCATCGGCGCCTGGCTCGGCGGCCTGACGATCTCCGCGGGCCTCGGCTACGCCTCACCGATCTGGGTGGGCGCGGCGATGACCGCCGGCGCACTCGTCGTGCTCGTGCTGGCGCAGGCCGCCGCCCGGCGTCGCGCACGTGAGCTGCGTCATACGGATGGCTTGACCGGATGTCACGCCGACGTGCTACCGTCCACATTGCGCTGA
- a CDS encoding AAA family ATPase, with the protein MPQLVLLNGPPAVGKSTLARLRADRAPMTLSLDPDELRGLLGASVRHTQDGMRAVRELAVAMAGTHLRAGHDVWLPQLVLDESFLDRLAQVAEAAGADFRELLLIDSLQHISRRVAARHRDFEPTEDELSWYHTEFVHRIGQRPGVLVLQCQEGAAEITYRAIDQALT; encoded by the coding sequence GTGCCGCAACTCGTCCTGCTCAACGGTCCGCCGGCCGTGGGCAAGTCGACCCTGGCGAGGCTGCGGGCCGACCGCGCACCGATGACGCTGAGTCTGGACCCCGACGAGTTGCGCGGCCTGCTCGGCGCCTCCGTGCGGCATACGCAGGACGGCATGCGCGCGGTGCGGGAGCTGGCCGTCGCGATGGCCGGCACCCACCTGCGCGCCGGGCACGACGTCTGGCTGCCGCAGCTGGTGCTCGACGAGAGCTTCCTCGACCGTCTGGCGCAGGTCGCCGAGGCCGCCGGCGCCGACTTCCGGGAGCTTCTGCTGATCGACAGCCTGCAGCACATCAGTCGCCGGGTCGCCGCGCGCCATCGGGATTTCGAGCCTACGGAGGATGAATTGTCCTGGTATCACACAGAATTCGTGCATCGGATCGGGCAACGTCCCGGAGTGCTGGTGCTGCAGTGCCAGGAGGGTGCCGCCGAGATCACCTATCGCGCGATCGATCAGGCGCTCACGTGA
- a CDS encoding MarR family winged helix-turn-helix transcriptional regulator, giving the protein MGIADDAVEIRAQGWRTLAALHGLIDQALERALSAEHGLSVVEFTVLDALSRQDGWHMRMQQLARAAALSSSATTRLVTRLEDRGLLQRVLCADDRRGIYTELTPKGSALLADARPTYDRTLHDTLDDARERPELACLVDALEQRPAKAG; this is encoded by the coding sequence ATGGGCATTGCCGACGACGCGGTGGAGATCCGCGCGCAGGGCTGGCGCACCCTCGCTGCGCTGCACGGACTGATCGACCAGGCGCTCGAGCGGGCGTTGAGCGCCGAACACGGTTTGTCCGTCGTGGAATTCACCGTGCTCGATGCCCTTTCGCGCCAGGACGGTTGGCACATGCGCATGCAGCAGTTGGCACGCGCTGCGGCGCTCTCGAGCAGCGCGACGACCAGGCTGGTAACGCGGCTGGAGGATCGGGGTCTGCTGCAGCGGGTGCTGTGTGCCGACGACCGGCGCGGCATCTACACCGAGCTGACCCCCAAGGGTTCGGCCCTGCTCGCCGACGCCCGGCCGACCTACGACCGCACCCTGCACGACACGTTGGACGACGCGCGCGAGCGACCCGAGCTGGCCTGCCTGGTCGATGCGCTGGAGCAGCGACCGGCGAAGGCCGGCTGA
- a CDS encoding phosphoribosyltransferase — MTQREVLTWEMFGDASRELAQAIADDGYQPDLIMSIARGGLIPAGAISYALGIKNVHVMNVEFYTGVDERLPMPVMLPPVPQPVDLSGATVLVIDDVADTGGTLDLVRDFCHSHVKETRCAVIYEKSRSIVKSDYVWKRTDDWIDFPWSSKPQIASFGAPAE; from the coding sequence ATGACGCAGCGGGAAGTGCTCACCTGGGAGATGTTCGGCGACGCCAGCCGCGAGTTGGCGCAGGCAATCGCGGACGACGGCTACCAGCCGGACCTGATCATGTCGATCGCGCGCGGCGGTCTGATCCCCGCCGGGGCGATCAGCTACGCACTCGGCATCAAGAACGTGCACGTGATGAATGTCGAGTTCTACACGGGAGTCGACGAGCGCCTGCCGATGCCGGTGATGCTGCCGCCGGTCCCCCAGCCGGTCGATCTGTCGGGGGCGACCGTGCTGGTCATCGACGACGTGGCCGACACCGGCGGGACTCTCGACCTGGTGCGCGACTTCTGCCACAGCCACGTCAAGGAGACCCGGTGTGCGGTGATCTACGAGAAGTCGCGCTCGATCGTGAAGTCCGACTACGTCTGGAAGCGCACCGACGACTGGATCGACTTCCCGTGGTCGAGCAAGCCGCAGATCGCGTCGTTCGGGGCGCCCGCGGAGTGA
- a CDS encoding amidohydrolase family protein, whose protein sequence is MTTPTTPGPQSDAEIPAYLTALGVPGLADIHVHFLPEPMLVKVWHYFDEATEHYGAQWPITYRFDEPTRLAVLRDLGVRGVPSLTYPHKPGMARWLNDWCTDFAARVPDAVHSATLYPEPGVGDYVREALDAGVRLFKMHVQVGAYRPDDELLDPAWEALAAAGVPVVIHAGSAPIPGEFTGSERVARVLERHPSLALVIAHAGMPEYHAFADLVERFDNVHLDTTMVATDFTERFAPLPEGYVERLGRLRDRVVLGSDYPNIPYPYAHQLDALARLELGDDWMRTVLWDNGARLMRLSG, encoded by the coding sequence GTGACGACGCCCACGACGCCCGGCCCGCAGTCCGACGCCGAGATCCCCGCCTACCTCACGGCCTTGGGCGTGCCGGGCCTCGCCGACATCCACGTGCACTTCCTGCCCGAGCCGATGCTGGTCAAGGTGTGGCACTACTTCGACGAGGCCACCGAGCACTACGGCGCCCAGTGGCCGATCACCTACCGCTTCGACGAACCGACCCGGTTGGCGGTGCTGCGCGACCTCGGGGTGCGTGGGGTGCCGTCGCTCACCTATCCGCACAAGCCGGGGATGGCGCGCTGGCTCAACGACTGGTGCACGGACTTCGCCGCACGGGTCCCGGACGCGGTGCACAGTGCGACGCTCTATCCCGAGCCGGGCGTGGGTGACTACGTGCGGGAAGCCCTCGACGCGGGAGTGCGGCTCTTCAAGATGCACGTCCAGGTCGGTGCCTACCGCCCCGACGACGAGCTGCTCGACCCGGCCTGGGAGGCACTGGCCGCAGCAGGAGTGCCCGTCGTCATACACGCCGGATCTGCGCCGATCCCAGGGGAGTTCACCGGGTCCGAGCGTGTCGCGCGCGTGCTCGAGCGGCATCCGTCGCTGGCGCTGGTCATCGCCCACGCGGGCATGCCGGAATATCACGCGTTTGCGGACCTGGTCGAGCGCTTCGACAACGTGCACCTGGACACCACGATGGTGGCGACCGACTTCACCGAGCGCTTCGCGCCGCTGCCGGAGGGGTATGTCGAACGTCTCGGGCGGTTGCGCGACCGGGTGGTGCTGGGCTCGGACTACCCGAACATCCCCTATCCCTATGCGCACCAGCTCGATGCGCTCGCTCGGCTTGAGCTGGGGGACGACTGGATGCGAACAGTCCTGTGGGACAACGGCGCTCGGCTCATGCGTCTGAGCGGGTGA
- a CDS encoding ClpP family protease: MTDEQPRPPHPLSRQVAEHLLEQRIVVLDTALDDEIGTRLISQLFLLSADDGRADISLWINSPGGSVPAMLAIMDVMHAIPNDVSTLALGIACSAGQFLLSAGAPGKRFALPHSKILMHQGSAGIAGTAVDIELQADDLRQTRDTVLGLIAEHTGQPVARIFEDSLRDRWYTARQAVDYGFVDRIIDSVDTIKPRKSPVGLGV, translated from the coding sequence ATGACCGATGAACAGCCTCGTCCACCCCACCCACTCAGCCGGCAGGTCGCCGAGCACCTGCTCGAGCAACGCATCGTCGTGCTCGACACCGCGCTCGACGACGAGATCGGCACCCGGCTGATCTCCCAGCTCTTCCTGTTGTCCGCGGACGACGGTCGCGCCGACATCAGCCTCTGGATCAACTCACCCGGCGGTTCGGTGCCGGCAATGCTGGCGATCATGGACGTGATGCACGCGATCCCGAACGACGTGTCCACGCTCGCACTCGGAATTGCTTGCAGCGCAGGGCAATTCCTGTTGAGCGCCGGAGCGCCTGGCAAACGGTTTGCCCTGCCGCACTCGAAGATCCTGATGCACCAGGGCTCGGCGGGCATCGCCGGCACCGCGGTCGACATCGAGCTGCAGGCCGACGATCTGCGCCAGACCCGCGACACCGTGCTCGGCCTCATCGCCGAGCACACGGGACAGCCGGTGGCCCGGATCTTCGAAGACTCGTTGCGGGACCGCTGGTATACGGCGCGGCAGGCCGTCGACTACGGCTTCGTCGACCGGATCATCGACTCGGTCGACACCATTAAACCGCGCAAATCGCCTGTGGGACTGGGGGTTTGA
- the lysX gene encoding bifunctional lysylphosphatidylglycerol synthetase/lysine--tRNA ligase LysX, producing MEAAVHDPGEKAALDKGTLPKLPQLFKGTINAYGGPRRDRVPVPWREQVARWIGRVYLFAAIWSLISVPLRHNIVVEIVADLLGLVNVPSEPSLFIVCLLFVLAGAVRRRLRAGFTMVVILMGISVLVSLAVMLSAIFRQEWLQDTQLRGFERDYYSFITSVPVTAVFFAIGLAVLVVVARSRSAFPARLAEGSRLAAVLVLVAGLATSFAITFALAATAPKELVGTREIGRFALRSTFGIASDSTSPGMHGHVGYAWIYGLAGIMSTIALLLASLVFLRSGRGRQFQSADEELAVRRLILLHGENDSLGYFATRRDKSVVFSPDGAAAVTYRNEGSVSVASADPIGRASSWQPAIQAWLQQCREHGLYAAVLSSSERGTREYVEAGLKAFALGDEAIIDTESFSLRGRTMRPVRQAVTRVSRAGYSTRVRRHSELSPQELQEISQLAEQWRGEETERGFSMALNRLGDPADGRCVIITAHDATGAIRGFLSFVPWGVRGISLDLMRRDRDAENGLNEYMVAQLIEAGAEHGIRRISLNFAVFREVFSSADQVGAGPITRINDAALSFASRFFQLETLYRSNDKYKPTWVPRLLCYDPALTVPRAGLAMGIAEGFVPMIGPRMLTGPRPSDVQPPRPEPWFVERVIEQEDALLLPAPPAIHLSEQQKVRRGKLDLLDEAGVDAYPVQVPRSDRVRDIVPAYADLAPDTVTDDVVSVTGRVRALRDLGGVCFAVLDDDGSMMQVMVTTADSPDAARCLWRKAVDLGDLVSVTGPVATSRNGELSVLMTSWQMAAKCLRPVPDLHAHLSDDVRARNRSLELLVDAHARGMLAQRSTAVRTMRDAFVEHGFMEVETPMLQPIHGGAAARPFTTHINAYNMELYLRIAPELYLKRLVVGGFQRVFELNRNFRNEGADATHNPEFTSLEAYAAYGDYNTMRVLTREVFLRVATAIHGRPIALRPNGAGGYDEVDLSPEWPVVTVHDAVSKAAGVQLTSSSSREEVARVCRQHDVAVRPEHSAGKLVMELYEALVEKQTTFPTFYCDFPVEVSPLARRHRTDPRLAEQWDLVAFGAEMGTAYSELTDPVDQRQRFTEQSMAAAAGDVEAMQLDEAFLSALEYAMPPTGGLGFGVDRLVMMLTGQNIKATLAFPFVRPQG from the coding sequence ATGGAGGCCGCGGTCCATGATCCGGGGGAGAAGGCTGCATTGGACAAGGGAACGTTGCCGAAGCTACCGCAGCTGTTCAAGGGCACCATCAACGCGTATGGCGGCCCGCGTCGCGACCGGGTGCCGGTGCCGTGGCGAGAGCAGGTCGCCCGGTGGATCGGCCGCGTCTACCTGTTCGCCGCGATCTGGTCGCTGATCAGCGTCCCGCTGCGACACAACATCGTCGTGGAGATCGTCGCCGACCTGCTCGGCCTGGTGAACGTCCCGTCTGAGCCGAGCCTCTTCATCGTCTGCCTGCTGTTCGTGCTCGCCGGCGCGGTGCGACGCAGGCTCCGCGCCGGCTTCACCATGGTCGTGATCCTCATGGGGATCAGCGTCCTGGTCAGCCTGGCCGTGATGCTGAGCGCGATCTTCCGCCAGGAATGGCTGCAGGACACCCAGTTGCGCGGTTTCGAACGCGACTACTACTCCTTCATCACCAGCGTCCCGGTCACCGCGGTCTTCTTCGCGATCGGCTTGGCAGTCCTCGTCGTCGTGGCGCGCTCGCGCAGTGCGTTCCCGGCGCGTCTCGCCGAAGGCAGCCGCCTGGCCGCGGTGCTGGTGCTGGTGGCCGGCCTCGCCACGTCGTTCGCCATCACCTTCGCACTCGCGGCCACCGCGCCGAAGGAACTCGTCGGCACCCGGGAGATCGGCCGCTTCGCGCTCCGCTCGACCTTCGGCATCGCGAGCGACTCCACCAGCCCCGGCATGCACGGTCACGTCGGCTACGCCTGGATCTACGGGCTCGCCGGCATCATGTCGACCATTGCGCTGCTGCTTGCCAGCCTGGTCTTCCTGCGGTCCGGGCGTGGACGACAGTTCCAGAGCGCCGACGAGGAGCTCGCCGTACGCCGGCTGATCCTGCTGCACGGCGAGAACGACTCGCTCGGTTACTTCGCGACCCGCCGCGACAAGAGCGTCGTCTTCTCCCCGGACGGCGCCGCGGCCGTGACCTATCGCAACGAGGGCAGCGTCAGCGTCGCCAGCGCCGACCCGATCGGGCGGGCGAGCTCGTGGCAGCCGGCGATCCAGGCGTGGCTGCAGCAATGCCGCGAACACGGTCTCTACGCCGCGGTGCTGTCCAGCTCCGAGCGCGGGACCCGGGAGTATGTCGAGGCCGGCCTCAAGGCGTTCGCCCTCGGCGACGAGGCGATCATCGACACCGAGTCGTTCTCGCTGCGCGGTCGCACCATGCGCCCGGTGCGCCAGGCGGTGACGCGCGTGAGCCGCGCCGGCTACAGCACGCGCGTGCGGCGACACAGCGAGCTGTCACCGCAGGAGCTGCAGGAGATCTCGCAGCTGGCCGAGCAGTGGCGCGGGGAGGAGACCGAGCGCGGCTTCTCCATGGCGCTCAACCGGCTGGGCGACCCGGCCGACGGGCGCTGCGTGATCATCACCGCGCACGACGCGACCGGCGCCATACGCGGGTTCCTGTCGTTCGTGCCGTGGGGGGTGCGTGGCATCTCCCTGGACCTGATGCGTCGGGACCGGGACGCCGAGAACGGCCTCAACGAATACATGGTGGCCCAGCTGATCGAGGCGGGCGCCGAGCACGGCATCCGGCGAATCTCGTTGAACTTCGCGGTCTTCCGCGAGGTGTTCAGCAGCGCCGACCAGGTCGGCGCCGGGCCGATCACCCGCATCAACGACGCCGCACTGTCCTTCGCGTCCCGCTTCTTCCAGCTCGAGACGCTCTACCGCTCCAACGACAAGTACAAGCCGACGTGGGTGCCGCGGCTGCTGTGCTACGACCCCGCGCTGACCGTGCCTCGCGCCGGTCTGGCCATGGGCATCGCCGAGGGCTTCGTGCCGATGATCGGGCCGCGGATGCTGACCGGACCGCGCCCGTCCGACGTGCAGCCGCCGCGCCCGGAGCCCTGGTTCGTCGAGCGCGTCATCGAGCAGGAGGACGCGCTGCTGCTGCCCGCGCCGCCGGCGATTCACCTGTCCGAGCAGCAGAAGGTGCGACGCGGCAAGCTCGACCTGCTCGACGAGGCCGGCGTCGACGCCTACCCGGTGCAGGTTCCGCGCTCGGACCGGGTGCGCGACATCGTGCCGGCATACGCCGACCTCGCCCCCGACACGGTGACCGACGACGTCGTGTCGGTGACCGGCCGGGTGCGCGCGCTGCGGGACCTCGGCGGGGTCTGTTTCGCGGTCCTCGACGACGACGGGTCGATGATGCAGGTGATGGTCACCACCGCCGACTCGCCGGACGCCGCCCGGTGCCTCTGGCGCAAGGCGGTCGACCTCGGTGACCTGGTGAGCGTCACCGGTCCGGTCGCGACCTCGCGCAACGGCGAACTCTCGGTGCTGATGACCAGTTGGCAGATGGCGGCCAAGTGCCTTCGGCCGGTGCCCGACCTGCACGCGCACCTCAGTGACGACGTGCGCGCGCGCAACCGGTCGCTCGAGCTGCTCGTCGACGCGCACGCCCGCGGCATGCTGGCGCAGCGGTCCACCGCGGTCCGCACGATGCGGGATGCCTTCGTGGAGCACGGCTTCATGGAGGTCGAGACCCCGATGCTCCAGCCGATTCACGGTGGCGCGGCCGCCCGACCGTTCACCACCCACATCAACGCCTACAACATGGAGCTCTATCTGCGCATCGCACCCGAGCTCTACCTGAAACGGTTGGTGGTCGGCGGTTTTCAGCGGGTGTTCGAGCTCAACCGCAACTTCCGCAACGAAGGTGCCGACGCGACGCACAACCCAGAGTTCACCTCCTTGGAGGCTTACGCGGCCTACGGCGACTACAACACGATGCGCGTGCTCACCCGCGAGGTCTTCCTGCGCGTCGCCACCGCCATACATGGTCGACCGATTGCGTTGCGCCCCAACGGTGCTGGTGGGTATGACGAGGTCGACCTCTCACCGGAGTGGCCCGTGGTCACCGTGCACGACGCGGTGTCGAAGGCCGCGGGCGTGCAGCTCACCTCGTCGTCCAGCCGCGAGGAGGTGGCGCGGGTCTGCCGGCAGCACGACGTCGCCGTGCGACCGGAGCACTCGGCGGGCAAGTTGGTGATGGAGCTCTACGAGGCCTTGGTGGAGAAGCAGACGACGTTCCCGACGTTCTACTGCGACTTCCCGGTCGAGGTGTCGCCGCTCGCCCGGCGTCACCGCACCGACCCACGACTGGCCGAGCAGTGGGACCTTGTCGCGTTCGGCGCCGAAATGGGCACTGCTTACAGCGAACTCACCGACCCGGTTGATCAGCGACAGCGCTTCACCGAACAGTCGATGGCGGCCGCGGCAGGGGACGTCGAGGCGATGCAACTGGACGAGGCGTTCCTCTCGGCCCTGGAATACGCGATGCCACCGACCGGCGGCCTCGGCTTCGGCGTCGACCGGCTGGTGATGATGCTGACCGGACAGAACATCAAGGCGACGCTGGCATTCCCGTTCGTGCGCCCGCAGGGCTGA
- a CDS encoding ClpP family protease: MSTYTIPNVISSSARGDRIMDVYSHLLTERIVYLGTEIDDGVSNALIAQILHLEATAPEREINLYINSPGGSLTATFAIYDAMRFVRSPVATTCVGQACSTAAILLAAGESGRRSLLPHSRVLLHQPSGRGQGAVPDLILAADEVIRVRAEAEEILARHTGQTPEVLRKDTDRDRIFTPHDAVAYGLADQVVAYREAD; this comes from the coding sequence ATGTCCACCTACACGATCCCCAACGTCATCTCGTCGTCGGCGCGCGGCGACCGCATCATGGACGTCTACAGCCACCTGCTGACCGAGCGGATCGTCTATCTCGGCACCGAGATCGACGACGGCGTCTCCAACGCGCTGATCGCGCAGATCCTGCATCTGGAGGCGACCGCGCCCGAACGCGAGATCAACCTCTACATCAACTCGCCGGGTGGCTCGCTCACCGCGACGTTCGCGATCTACGACGCGATGCGGTTTGTGCGGTCCCCGGTGGCGACCACCTGTGTGGGGCAGGCGTGCTCGACGGCGGCCATCCTGCTCGCGGCGGGCGAGTCCGGGCGGCGCAGTCTCCTGCCGCACTCGCGGGTGCTGCTGCACCAGCCGTCGGGCCGTGGTCAGGGCGCGGTGCCGGACCTGATCCTCGCCGCGGACGAGGTGATCCGAGTGCGGGCCGAGGCCGAGGAGATCTTGGCCCGGCATACAGGACAGACGCCGGAGGTGCTGCGCAAGGACACCGACCGGGACAGGATCTTCACCCCGCACGACGCGGTCGCCTACGGTCTGGCCGACCAGGTGGTCGCCTACCGCGAAGCCGACTAG
- a CDS encoding helix-turn-helix domain-containing protein, translating to MGDVRQLRQIRPVEPLWREVLGTRLRQLRRHRRMTLADTAAIAGISPQYLSEIERGRKDPSSEIVAAVAGALGCTLTEVTDLTVRDLRRETFAAMPRGPVALAA from the coding sequence ATGGGTGACGTGCGGCAGCTGCGACAGATCCGACCGGTGGAGCCTCTCTGGCGCGAGGTGCTCGGCACCCGCCTGCGCCAACTGCGCCGCCACCGTCGCATGACCCTGGCGGACACCGCTGCCATTGCTGGCATTTCGCCGCAATACCTCTCGGAGATCGAGCGCGGCCGCAAGGACCCCTCGTCCGAGATCGTCGCGGCCGTCGCCGGTGCGCTCGGCTGCACGCTCACCGAGGTGACCGACCTGACCGTGCGCGACCTGCGGCGGGAGACCTTCGCCGCGATGCCGCGCGGGCCGGTGGCGCTCGCCGCCTAG
- a CDS encoding thioredoxin domain-containing protein, with translation MANRLADALSPYLRQHADNPVDWQEWGPEALATAREEDRPILLSVGYAACHWCHVMAHESFEDPEVAAAINAAYVPIKVDREERPDVDAAYMTATTAMTGNGGWPMTCLLTPDGKPFFAGTYLPKAQFLQLLSAGRHAWETQREQVLASGAHIAQQLSAATGRGREEAATAELADRAVRTLSGEYDETNAGFGTAPKFPPSMVLEFLLRHHLRTGDATSLRMAEQICEAMARGGMYDQLAGGFARYSVDATWTVPHFEKMLYDNAQLLRVYAHLWRVTKSELAERIAQETADFMLRDLRTPQGAFASALDADADGVEGLTYAWTPDQLREALGEPDAGRTARLLDVTPTGTFEAGASTLQLRHDPEDARWWQDTRAKLLARRRTRPQPARDDKVVTSWNGLAIAALAEAGMIPGVPEWVDAAQQCADHVLALHLVDGRLRRTSRDGQVGAAAGVADDYGNLAEGLLALHQATGDVRYLRAAGELLQTAEAQFASPDGGFRDTAADGEQLFLTPRGAGDNAEPSGTSSLAGALLTYSALTGDTSAREHAERAVASMGEVTTAAPRFAGWALAVAEAALSGPLQVAVVGDTPGPRGLRRTAWRTPASGAVVVAGPPDAPGQPLLAERPLVDGDPAAYVCRGFVCDRPVTSSEELAAALTRSDA, from the coding sequence ATGGCCAATCGTCTCGCCGATGCCCTGAGCCCCTACCTGCGCCAGCACGCCGACAATCCGGTCGACTGGCAGGAGTGGGGGCCCGAAGCGCTCGCGACAGCGCGCGAAGAGGACCGGCCGATCCTGCTGTCGGTCGGTTACGCCGCCTGCCACTGGTGTCACGTGATGGCGCACGAGTCGTTCGAGGATCCCGAGGTGGCTGCGGCGATCAACGCGGCATACGTCCCGATCAAGGTCGACCGCGAGGAGCGTCCGGACGTCGACGCGGCATACATGACCGCCACAACCGCGATGACGGGCAACGGTGGCTGGCCGATGACCTGCCTGCTGACCCCTGACGGCAAACCGTTCTTCGCCGGCACCTATTTGCCCAAAGCACAGTTCCTGCAACTACTTTCGGCAGGTCGCCACGCCTGGGAGACGCAACGGGAGCAGGTGCTCGCCTCCGGGGCGCACATCGCCCAGCAGTTGTCGGCGGCCACCGGACGGGGCCGGGAGGAGGCGGCGACGGCCGAGCTGGCCGATCGCGCGGTCCGCACTCTCTCCGGGGAGTATGACGAGACGAACGCGGGGTTCGGCACCGCGCCCAAGTTCCCGCCGTCGATGGTGCTGGAGTTCCTGCTGCGGCATCACCTGCGCACCGGGGACGCGACTTCGCTGCGGATGGCCGAGCAGATCTGCGAGGCGATGGCCCGCGGTGGCATGTACGACCAGCTCGCCGGCGGGTTCGCCCGCTACAGCGTCGACGCGACGTGGACCGTGCCGCACTTCGAGAAGATGCTCTACGACAACGCCCAGCTGCTGCGCGTCTACGCGCACCTGTGGCGGGTCACGAAATCCGAGCTGGCCGAGCGCATTGCGCAGGAGACCGCGGACTTCATGCTGCGCGACCTGCGCACCCCACAGGGCGCATTCGCGTCAGCGCTCGACGCCGACGCCGACGGCGTCGAGGGGCTGACCTACGCGTGGACCCCGGACCAGCTGCGCGAGGCACTCGGCGAGCCCGACGCCGGACGGACGGCACGACTGCTCGACGTCACACCGACGGGCACCTTCGAGGCGGGCGCCTCGACGCTGCAGCTACGGCACGACCCGGAGGACGCCCGATGGTGGCAGGACACCCGCGCCAAGCTGCTCGCTCGTCGCCGCACCCGCCCGCAGCCGGCGCGCGACGACAAGGTCGTCACCTCGTGGAACGGCCTGGCGATCGCCGCGCTGGCCGAGGCCGGCATGATCCCCGGGGTGCCGGAATGGGTTGACGCAGCACAGCAGTGCGCCGACCACGTGCTCGCGCTGCATCTCGTCGACGGTCGCCTCCGCCGCACGTCGCGCGACGGCCAGGTGGGTGCGGCCGCGGGGGTGGCGGACGACTACGGCAACCTGGCCGAGGGGCTGCTCGCACTCCACCAGGCAACCGGCGACGTCCGCTACCTCCGGGCGGCGGGCGAGCTGCTGCAGACAGCCGAAGCCCAATTCGCCTCCCCCGATGGCGGATTCCGCGACACGGCCGCCGACGGCGAGCAGCTTTTCCTCACGCCCCGCGGTGCGGGTGACAATGCCGAGCCGTCGGGCACCTCGAGTCTGGCCGGTGCCCTCCTCACCTACAGCGCCCTCACCGGGGACACCTCTGCTCGCGAGCATGCCGAGCGAGCGGTCGCCTCCATGGGCGAAGTCACCACGGCCGCACCGCGATTCGCCGGCTGGGCACTGGCGGTCGCGGAGGCAGCGCTGTCCGGCCCGCTCCAGGTGGCCGTCGTCGGCGACACCCCTGGCCCGCGCGGCCTGCGGCGCACCGCGTGGCGCACACCCGCCTCGGGCGCCGTCGTCGTCGCCGGCCCACCCGATGCCCCGGGGCAGCCGCTGCTCGCCGAGCGTCCGCTCGTCGACGGCGATCCGGCCGCGTACGTGTGCCGCGGGTTCGTCTGCGACCGGCCGGTCACCTCGTCCGAGGAGTTGGCCGCCGCGCTCACCCGCTCAGACGCATGA